A DNA window from Grus americana isolate bGruAme1 chromosome 27, bGruAme1.mat, whole genome shotgun sequence contains the following coding sequences:
- the LOC129196867 gene encoding olfactory receptor 14A16-like, with amino-acid sequence MSNSSSITEFVLMAFGDTRELQLLHFWLFLGIYLAALLGNGLIITAIACDHHLHTPMYFFLLNLSLLDLGFISTTVSKAMANSLWDTRAISYTGCASQVFFFYFLMSADFSLLTIMSYDRYVAICQPLHYGTLLGSRACVHMAAAAWGTGFLYAMLHTANAFSIPLCQGNAVDLFFCEIPQILKLSCSDTYIREARLIMVSACLFFVCFVFIVLSYVQIFRAVLRIPSEQGRHKAFSTCLPHLAMVSLFISTGMFAYFKPPSISSTSLDLVVSALYSIVPPAVNPLIYSMRNQELKDAVQKLMTRGLSEAICCPCPPTYHF; translated from the coding sequence atgtccaacagcagctccatcactgagtttgTACTCATGGCTTTTggagacacacgggagctgcagctcttgcacttctggctcttcctgggcatctacctggctgctctcctgggcaatggcctcatcatcactgccatagcctgcgaccaccacctccacactcccatgtacttcttcctcctcaacctctccctcctcgacctgggcttcatctccaccactgtttccaaagccatggccaattccctctgggacaccagggccatctcctacacaggatgtgcttcTCAAGTcttcttcttttactttctgatgtcagcagatTTTTCACTTCTCACCATCATGTCCTATGACcgctatgttgccatctgccaacccctgcactacgggaccctcctgggcagcagagcttgtgtccacatggcagcagctgcctggggcactgggtttctctatgctatgctgcacacggccaatgcattttctataccactctgccagggtaatGCTGTGGAcctgttcttctgtgaaatcccccagatcctcaagctctcctgctcggACACCTACATCAGAGAGGCTCGGCTTATTatggttagtgcctgtttattctttgtgtgttttgttttcattgtgctgtcctatgtgcagatcttcagggccgtgctgaggatcccctctgagcagggacggcacaaagccttttccacgtgcctccctcacttGGCcatggtctccctgtttatcagcactggcaTGTTTGCCTACTtcaagcccccctccatctcctccacatCCCTGGATCTGGTAGTCTCAGCTCTGTATTCCAtcgtgcctccagcagtgaaccccctcatctacagcatgaggaaccaggagctcaaggatgcagttCAGAAACTGATGACTAGAGGTTTATCAGAAGCAATATGCTGCCCATGTCCTCCTACATATCACTTCTAA